One region of Dokdonia sp. 4H-3-7-5 genomic DNA includes:
- a CDS encoding MarR family winged helix-turn-helix transcriptional regulator, with protein sequence MNDKTIDYCLRATWQAVMKMYNEQAAEFDVTMAVGFALLSIDPDQGTPSTALGPRMGMEATSLSRTLKTMEEKGLIERKPNPADGRGVLIHLTPFGKEKRDFSKTKVKTFNGAVRNTISEEKINNFYEVIDTINDLIQNRKVFNQKETLVK encoded by the coding sequence ATGAATGACAAAACAATAGACTACTGTTTGAGAGCCACTTGGCAAGCAGTTATGAAAATGTATAATGAACAAGCAGCAGAGTTTGATGTAACGATGGCCGTTGGTTTTGCTCTGTTAAGTATAGATCCAGACCAAGGCACACCTTCTACAGCATTAGGCCCACGTATGGGTATGGAAGCTACTTCCCTATCTCGTACACTTAAGACAATGGAAGAAAAAGGCTTGATAGAACGCAAACCTAATCCAGCAGACGGGCGCGGTGTTCTTATACATCTTACTCCATTTGGAAAAGAAAAAAGAGATTTCTCAAAAACAAAAGTAAAGACCTTTAATGGTGCTGTGAGAAATACTATAAGTGAAGAAAAAATCAACAACTTTTATGAAGTTATTGATACCATCAATGATTTGATTCAAAATAGAAAAGTTTTTAACCAAAAAGAAACCTTAGTAAAATAA
- a CDS encoding 3-hydroxyacyl-CoA dehydrogenase/enoyl-CoA hydratase family protein: protein MAKRRIKKVAVIGSGIMGSGIACHFANIGVDVLLLDIVPRELNAKEQAKGLTLEDKVVRNRMVNDALTTALKSKPSPIYNQSFASRITTGNLEDDIAKVKDVDWIIEVVVERLDIKKQVFENLEKHRTPGTLITSNTSGIPIQFMSEGRSEDFQKHFCGTHFFNPARYLKLFEIIPGPKTDQSVLDFLNNYGEQFLGKTSVVAKDTPAFIGNRIGIFSIMSLFHTVKEMGMTVEEVDKLTGPVIGRPKSATFRTVDVVGLDTLVHVANGIAENCPKDERKELFALPGFISTMMENKWLGSKTGQGFYKKNVDATGQKEILTLDLDTMDYRSAKRAKFATLELTKTIDNVYDRFKVLVGGKDKAGEFYRKSFAHLFAYVQNRIPEITDELYKIDDAMKAGFGWEHGPFQIWDAVGVEKGIELMKAEGLEVASWVTDMTAAGIDTFYSVKDGATHVYSASAKAHVKKPGQDSFIILDNIRKQTEVFSNSGVSVQDLGDGILNVEFRSKMNSIGGDVLAGLNKAIDMAETNYDGLVIGNQGTNFSVGANIGMIFMYAVEQEYDELNAAIKYFQDTCMRLRYSAIPTVVAPHGMTLGGGCEMTLHADRVVAAAESYIGLVEFGVGVIPGGGGSKEMALRASDKFDKGDVQLNVLQEHFLTIGMAKVSTSAHEAYDLNILKHGKDIVVVNRDRQIATAKAVARQMADQGYTQPVKRNDVLVLGKQALGMFLVGTDSMEASHYISEHDKKIANKLAYVMAGGDLSEPTRVSEQYLLDLEREAFLSLATERKSLERIQHMLQKGKPLRN from the coding sequence ATGGCAAAACGTAGAATAAAGAAAGTAGCCGTCATCGGTAGCGGAATTATGGGAAGCGGTATCGCTTGTCATTTTGCAAATATCGGTGTAGATGTACTCTTACTAGACATCGTACCTAGAGAACTCAATGCTAAAGAGCAAGCAAAAGGTCTTACACTTGAAGATAAAGTAGTTCGTAACCGCATGGTAAACGATGCACTTACTACTGCTTTAAAAAGTAAGCCTTCTCCTATTTACAACCAGTCTTTTGCAAGTAGAATCACCACAGGAAACCTTGAGGATGATATTGCAAAAGTGAAGGATGTAGACTGGATTATCGAAGTAGTTGTAGAAAGACTTGATATTAAAAAGCAAGTTTTTGAAAACTTAGAAAAACACAGAACTCCTGGTACACTTATTACTTCAAACACCTCTGGAATTCCTATCCAGTTCATGTCTGAGGGTCGTAGTGAAGACTTCCAGAAGCACTTCTGTGGGACACACTTCTTTAACCCTGCGCGTTACCTTAAATTATTTGAAATCATCCCTGGACCAAAAACAGACCAGAGCGTACTTGATTTCTTAAACAACTACGGTGAGCAATTTTTAGGAAAAACATCTGTAGTAGCAAAAGATACTCCAGCGTTTATAGGTAACCGTATTGGTATCTTCTCTATCATGTCATTATTCCATACCGTTAAGGAAATGGGAATGACGGTTGAAGAAGTTGATAAGCTTACGGGACCAGTAATAGGCCGTCCTAAGTCAGCTACCTTCCGTACAGTAGATGTTGTTGGTCTTGATACGCTTGTACATGTTGCAAACGGTATTGCAGAGAACTGCCCTAAGGACGAAAGAAAAGAATTATTTGCCTTACCAGGTTTCATCAGCACTATGATGGAAAATAAATGGTTAGGTTCAAAAACTGGTCAAGGATTCTATAAAAAGAATGTTGATGCGACAGGACAGAAAGAAATCCTCACGCTAGACCTAGATACTATGGATTACCGCTCTGCAAAAAGAGCAAAATTTGCAACCTTAGAGCTTACTAAAACTATCGATAATGTATACGATCGTTTTAAAGTGCTTGTAGGTGGTAAAGACAAGGCTGGTGAATTTTACCGCAAGTCTTTTGCTCACTTATTTGCATACGTACAAAATCGTATTCCAGAAATTACAGATGAGCTTTACAAGATAGATGATGCTATGAAGGCTGGTTTCGGCTGGGAGCACGGACCATTCCAAATTTGGGATGCTGTAGGTGTAGAAAAAGGTATCGAACTAATGAAAGCAGAAGGTCTTGAAGTTGCCTCTTGGGTAACAGACATGACTGCTGCTGGAATCGATACTTTCTATTCTGTAAAAGATGGTGCTACGCATGTATATTCCGCTTCCGCGAAAGCGCATGTAAAAAAACCTGGTCAAGATTCATTTATCATTCTTGATAACATTAGAAAACAAACTGAAGTATTCTCAAACTCTGGAGTATCTGTACAAGATCTAGGAGACGGAATCTTAAATGTAGAATTCCGCTCTAAAATGAACTCTATAGGTGGTGATGTTCTTGCAGGATTAAATAAGGCTATTGATATGGCCGAAACAAATTACGACGGACTAGTAATAGGAAATCAAGGGACTAACTTCTCTGTAGGTGCAAATATTGGAATGATTTTCATGTATGCCGTAGAGCAAGAATATGATGAGCTTAACGCTGCTATAAAATATTTCCAAGATACATGTATGCGTTTACGCTACTCTGCTATCCCTACAGTGGTTGCACCTCACGGTATGACACTAGGTGGTGGATGTGAGATGACACTTCACGCAGACCGCGTAGTAGCTGCTGCCGAATCTTATATTGGACTCGTTGAGTTTGGTGTAGGTGTAATTCCAGGTGGTGGTGGATCTAAGGAAATGGCCTTAAGAGCATCAGATAAGTTTGATAAAGGTGATGTACAGTTGAACGTACTACAAGAGCACTTCCTTACTATTGGTATGGCAAAAGTGTCTACCTCTGCTCATGAAGCGTATGACCTTAACATCCTTAAGCACGGCAAAGATATAGTAGTGGTAAACCGTGATCGTCAGATTGCAACAGCTAAAGCTGTAGCACGCCAGATGGCAGATCAAGGATATACACAACCGGTAAAACGTAATGATGTACTTGTATTAGGTAAGCAAGCATTAGGAATGTTCTTAGTAGGAACAGACTCTATGGAAGCTTCTCACTACATCTCAGAGCATGATAAGAAAATCGCAAATAAACTCGCTTATGTAATGGCAGGAGGAGATCTTTCTGAGCCTACACGAGTTTCTGAGCAGTACTTATTAGATCTTGAA